A single genomic interval of Acetobacteraceae bacterium harbors:
- a CDS encoding CTP synthase: MTKFVFITGGVVSSLGKGIASAALAALLQSRGYSVRMRKLDPYLNVDPGTMSPYQHGEVFVTDDGAETDLDLGHYERFTGVHAACADNATTGRIYSDVIARERRGDYLGATVEVIPHITDAIKSAIVSGTEDYDFVLVEIGGTVGDIESLPFLEAIRQLRNDLGHAQTMCVHLTLLPYIPAAGELKTKPTQHSVKELQNVGIQPQMLICRSDRPIPSQERHKIANFCNVKPEAVIAALDIDTIYACPLSYHAEGMDDEVLRYFGLPADQAPDLRKWEKVVDAIRNPSATVRIGIVGKYTTLLDSYKSLIEALLHGGIAHNVRVQLEWIEAENLEKSGATEAQLSQSHGILVPGGFGLRGSEGKIAAVRYAREKSVPYFGICFGMQMAVIECARTLAGISDASSTEFGASSEPVVGLMTEWARGDEILKRREQGDLGGTMRLGAYPANLTPKSRIAEIYGETTVRERHRHRYEVNVHYRDALEATGLRFAGMSPDGVLPETIEYPDHPWFIGVQYHPEYLSKPFAPHPLFAGFIEAAVKRMKADA, translated from the coding sequence ATGACAAAATTTGTTTTTATCACCGGTGGTGTTGTTTCCTCTCTTGGCAAGGGCATCGCTTCAGCGGCCCTGGCGGCTCTTCTGCAATCCCGAGGCTATTCGGTCCGAATGCGCAAGCTGGATCCGTATCTTAATGTTGATCCGGGGACGATGAGCCCCTATCAGCATGGTGAAGTCTTCGTCACGGATGATGGCGCTGAGACGGATCTTGATCTGGGGCATTATGAGCGTTTCACGGGCGTGCACGCAGCATGTGCGGATAATGCGACAACCGGGCGGATTTATTCCGACGTGATCGCGCGGGAGCGTCGGGGTGACTATCTCGGCGCGACCGTGGAGGTGATCCCGCATATTACCGATGCCATCAAATCCGCCATCGTTTCCGGGACGGAGGATTATGACTTCGTCCTCGTCGAAATTGGCGGCACAGTGGGTGATATTGAGAGCCTGCCATTTCTGGAAGCCATACGTCAGTTGCGGAATGACCTGGGACATGCGCAGACCATGTGCGTGCATCTCACGCTTCTGCCTTATATCCCCGCGGCAGGTGAACTAAAAACAAAGCCCACCCAGCATTCGGTGAAGGAACTCCAGAATGTCGGCATCCAGCCGCAAATGCTGATCTGCCGTTCCGACCGGCCCATCCCATCGCAGGAACGGCACAAGATCGCGAATTTCTGTAACGTCAAGCCGGAAGCCGTGATTGCCGCGCTGGATATCGACACGATCTATGCCTGTCCGCTTTCCTATCATGCGGAAGGGATGGATGATGAGGTTCTGCGCTATTTCGGGCTCCCAGCTGATCAGGCGCCTGACCTGCGTAAATGGGAGAAGGTCGTTGACGCGATCCGAAACCCCTCCGCCACGGTGCGCATCGGTATCGTGGGCAAATATACCACGTTACTTGATAGTTATAAGTCTCTGATCGAAGCCCTCCTCCATGGTGGCATCGCTCATAATGTGCGCGTCCAACTGGAGTGGATTGAGGCCGAGAACCTTGAAAAATCCGGCGCGACCGAGGCGCAGTTAAGCCAGTCACATGGTATTCTTGTGCCCGGTGGGTTCGGGCTGCGCGGTTCTGAAGGGAAAATTGCCGCCGTGCGCTATGCGCGTGAAAAATCTGTCCCTTATTTCGGGATCTGCTTCGGAATGCAAATGGCGGTTATTGAATGCGCCCGCACCCTGGCCGGCATATCGGATGCGTCCTCCACCGAATTTGGCGCGTCGTCTGAGCCTGTTGTCGGGTTGATGACGGAGTGGGCGCGCGGTGACGAAATCTTGAAAAGGCGTGAACAGGGTGACCTGGGTGGCACAATGCGCCTCGGCGCCTACCCGGCAAACCTCACGCCGAAATCCCGCATCGCGGAGATCTACGGGGAAACCACCGTGCGGGAGCGTCATCGTCATCGCTATGAGGTAAATGTGCATTATCGCGACGCCCTTGAGGCGACGGGGCTCCGTTTTGCCGGAATGTCACCCGATGGCGTGTTGCCGGAGACGATCGAATATCCTGATCATCCATGGTTTATCGGTGTGCAATATCATCCGGAATATCTCTCCAAACCCTTTGCCCCTCACCCGCTCTTCGCTGGCTTTATTGAGGCGGCCGTTAAAAGGATGAAAGCCGATGCGTAA
- a CDS encoding aminodeoxychorismate/anthranilate synthase component II, producing the protein MILLIDNYDSFTYNLVHYLGELGATCEVRRNDAITVYEARALAPEAIVISPGPGTPDDSGICCALVAEMGPEVPVLGVCLGHQVIGQVYGAHVVRAPHPVHGKVDQMHHDSTGIFTDLANPTRATRYHSLVLDPATIPADLIVNARTKDGIIMGVHHRHHPVHGVQFHPESIASSEGKCLLGNFLAMAHRGREARP; encoded by the coding sequence ATGATTCTCCTCATCGATAATTACGATAGTTTCACCTATAATCTCGTCCATTATCTGGGCGAATTGGGCGCGACGTGTGAGGTCAGGCGAAATGATGCCATCACCGTCTATGAGGCACGTGCGCTCGCGCCGGAAGCCATCGTGATTTCCCCCGGCCCCGGCACGCCGGATGATTCCGGTATCTGTTGTGCGCTCGTTGCGGAAATGGGACCTGAAGTGCCGGTGCTGGGCGTGTGTCTCGGGCATCAGGTCATTGGTCAGGTCTATGGTGCGCACGTCGTCCGCGCGCCGCATCCCGTGCATGGCAAGGTGGATCAGATGCATCATGATAGCACGGGCATCTTCACTGATCTCGCCAACCCGACGCGCGCGACGCGTTATCACAGTCTGGTTCTCGACCCGGCAACGATCCCGGCGGATCTCATCGTCAACGCACGCACGAAAGATGGCATCATCATGGGTGTTCACCATCGACATCATCCCGTTCATGGCGTGCAGTTTCATCCAGAGAGCATCGCCTCTTCAGAGGGGAAGTGCCTGTTGGGTAATTTTCTGGCCATGGCGCATCGGGGTCGGGAAGCGCGGCCCTGA
- a CDS encoding SurA N-terminal domain-containing protein encodes MITTLRHLIVDSWIGRIIALLIFVAFIGWGANDVFLKPAYDNPNVLAMAGPSKISLQDYEAHVRLMGDRIAQAMGHHPGDNLSTPEKRQLRQVVFQSMLNELPMQAQAHAQGMVVPDKIIRNKVFSIPAFQDEQHHFNPDRFHNWLRNAQMTEPAFIDIVRREVENLTLAMAMARNITAPHAIVARFADYMTQRHVYDVATFRKPEGGSPQPAADEASFQRYYDNHPWDYTTQEYRHARIILLDASTLQSAVTASAAQIKALYDGREALYDWPEGRDIAYVMAKDHAQIESVAKAWRDGASWQDVLKQSKGAIADVLSQIPQSAIPAPELAKAAFAAAPDIVTGPISSPGGWIVFRVSKVTPAHHVSLDEARGGLASEIRTQEAVNQLPDKVAKLQDIVAGDTSLDHIPAELGARLVEGALTREGRTKSGDDALIPGNEAERKAIIDAIFSQKLNAPPRFVALPDGGAFVVKLDQVEPGRQLSFKESRDAVLKACNKDVSNRALNVAATEFFTQAKEKGGVSHVTVPGQGGPQIEAGQYVTVQSAEQSHGALPYAVLQTKIGETAMIDVDGTYKVFTVTSLPADPVAAHEARKALQKMADRGLQEDVINTFRQRAAERAKMHINQRLLNQVLSREGS; translated from the coding sequence ATGATCACCACGCTTAGACACCTCATTGTTGACTCATGGATAGGCCGCATCATCGCGTTGCTTATTTTTGTCGCATTTATCGGATGGGGCGCCAATGACGTGTTCCTGAAACCAGCTTATGATAACCCGAACGTCCTCGCCATGGCGGGCCCATCGAAAATCTCACTTCAGGATTATGAGGCGCACGTGCGGTTAATGGGGGACCGCATCGCCCAGGCCATGGGCCACCACCCCGGAGATAATCTCTCAACGCCGGAAAAACGGCAATTAAGACAGGTTGTCTTCCAGTCCATGCTGAATGAACTGCCAATGCAGGCCCAGGCGCACGCGCAAGGGATGGTCGTGCCGGATAAGATCATCCGGAATAAGGTTTTTTCCATCCCCGCTTTTCAGGATGAGCAACATCATTTCAACCCCGACCGCTTTCATAACTGGCTGCGTAACGCGCAAATGACGGAGCCCGCCTTCATCGATATTGTCCGCCGGGAAGTGGAAAATCTGACGCTGGCCATGGCCATGGCCCGCAACATCACGGCGCCCCATGCCATCGTCGCGCGGTTCGCGGATTATATGACGCAGCGTCATGTTTATGACGTGGCGACTTTCCGCAAACCGGAGGGCGGCAGCCCCCAACCTGCCGCCGATGAGGCCAGTTTTCAGAGATATTACGACAACCACCCCTGGGATTACACAACGCAGGAATACCGCCATGCACGGATCATCCTGCTGGATGCTTCCACATTGCAAAGCGCCGTCACCGCGTCCGCTGCGCAGATCAAGGCACTCTATGACGGTCGGGAAGCCCTATATGACTGGCCCGAGGGGCGTGATATCGCCTATGTCATGGCGAAAGATCACGCACAGATTGAATCCGTCGCCAAAGCCTGGCGGGATGGTGCCTCATGGCAGGACGTGTTGAAACAGTCGAAAGGCGCCATAGCCGACGTGCTGTCCCAGATACCCCAGAGCGCGATCCCCGCGCCGGAGCTTGCCAAGGCCGCTTTCGCCGCCGCGCCGGACATTGTTACGGGCCCGATTTCCTCACCAGGTGGATGGATTGTATTTCGCGTCTCGAAAGTCACGCCCGCACATCATGTCAGCCTTGACGAAGCCAGGGGGGGTCTAGCCAGCGAGATCCGCACGCAGGAGGCCGTTAATCAGCTTCCTGATAAAGTGGCGAAGCTTCAGGATATTGTCGCGGGTGACACGAGCCTTGACCATATCCCCGCTGAACTCGGCGCGCGCCTCGTGGAAGGTGCGCTGACGCGGGAAGGTAGAACAAAGTCGGGCGATGATGCGCTCATCCCGGGGAATGAGGCAGAACGCAAAGCCATCATCGACGCGATTTTCAGCCAGAAACTCAACGCCCCGCCGCGTTTCGTCGCCCTGCCTGACGGGGGTGCCTTCGTCGTCAAGCTCGACCAGGTCGAGCCGGGGCGGCAATTATCTTTTAAGGAATCGCGCGATGCCGTGCTGAAAGCCTGTAACAAAGACGTTTCAAACCGCGCCCTCAACGTCGCGGCCACAGAGTTTTTCACGCAGGCGAAAGAGAAGGGCGGCGTGTCGCACGTGACGGTGCCCGGCCAGGGCGGCCCGCAGATTGAAGCCGGACAGTATGTGACCGTCCAATCGGCTGAGCAGAGTCACGGAGCGTTGCCCTACGCTGTCCTCCAGACCAAAATCGGCGAGACGGCGATGATCGACGTCGATGGGACTTACAAAGTGTTCACGGTAACGTCGCTTCCCGCCGATCCGGTGGCCGCGCACGAGGCCCGTAAGGCATTGCAGAAGATGGCCGATCGGGGTTTGCAGGAGGACGTCATCAATACATTCCGGCAGCGAGCTGCTGAACGGGCGAAGATGCACATCAACCAGCGTCTGCTTAATCAAGTCCTGAGCCGTGAAGGTTCGTAG
- the secG gene encoding preprotein translocase subunit SecG, translated as MTTILLIINVFVTIALIGVILIQRSEGGGLGIGSGQGIGSFMSGRGTANLLTRATAILAGLFMVLCLALAYLNQGAAGHHASDSILATSPSASTALPENPAPDFPAGKPSR; from the coding sequence ATGACGACCATTCTGCTTATCATAAATGTGTTTGTGACCATCGCCCTGATCGGGGTGATCCTTATCCAGCGGAGTGAGGGAGGGGGTCTCGGGATCGGGAGTGGTCAGGGTATAGGCTCCTTCATGTCCGGCAGGGGCACCGCCAATCTTCTGACGCGCGCAACCGCGATTCTCGCCGGTTTGTTCATGGTGCTCTGCCTTGCACTCGCCTACCTTAATCAGGGCGCGGCCGGGCATCATGCCAGCGATTCGATTTTGGCGACCAGCCCTTCCGCCTCGACAGCCCTGCCCGAAAATCCCGCGCCGGATTTCCCCGCCGGAAAGCCTTCGAGATAG
- the trpC gene encoding indole-3-glycerol phosphate synthase TrpC yields the protein MDVGDPANTTLDLDAPAEVPDVLARICARMRIDVEQRSQIMPLKEISARAREIDTPTRGFGHALKQMAANCQVGLIAEIKKASPSAGVIRPNYDPAMIAQSYQAAGATCLSVLTESACFHGDTEDLEQVREASTLPILRKDFIVDPWQVHESRIIGADCILIIFAALTDSEASDLIALARGLDMDVLCEVHSEVELTRALSLDTVLIGINNRNLRTLKTDIRTTFDLAPLVPPDRIVISESGIKTHEDVLRIGEAGASGLLVGESLLREEDPGLAARRLMGTL from the coding sequence ATGGATGTCGGTGACCCCGCAAATACCACGCTTGATCTGGACGCGCCGGCGGAAGTCCCCGATGTGCTCGCGCGGATCTGCGCGCGGATGCGCATTGATGTTGAGCAACGCTCCCAGATCATGCCGCTGAAGGAAATCTCGGCACGCGCGCGGGAGATCGATACGCCAACCCGTGGCTTCGGGCATGCCCTCAAGCAGATGGCGGCCAATTGCCAGGTGGGGCTGATTGCTGAAATCAAGAAGGCGTCCCCCTCCGCCGGTGTCATCCGCCCGAATTACGACCCAGCAATGATCGCGCAATCCTATCAGGCGGCCGGGGCGACATGTCTTTCCGTCCTGACGGAGTCAGCATGTTTTCATGGTGATACGGAGGATCTTGAGCAGGTGCGGGAGGCGTCGACCCTGCCCATCCTGCGTAAGGATTTCATTGTTGACCCGTGGCAGGTCCATGAAAGTCGCATCATCGGCGCCGACTGCATCCTGATCATCTTCGCGGCTTTGACGGATAGTGAGGCGTCGGATCTGATCGCTCTGGCGCGCGGCCTTGACATGGATGTGCTTTGCGAGGTCCACAGTGAGGTGGAACTCACCCGCGCGCTCTCTCTGGACACCGTCCTGATAGGGATCAATAATCGGAACCTGCGCACGCTTAAAACGGACATCCGCACGACATTTGATCTCGCCCCTCTCGTGCCGCCTGACCGTATCGTGATTTCCGAGAGCGGCATCAAGACGCATGAGGATGTGCTGCGGATCGGTGAAGCCGGTGCGTCCGGCCTGCTGGTGGGTGAAAGTCTACTCCGGGAGGAAGACCCTGGCCTTGCGGCGCGACGCCTCATGGGCACGTTGTAA
- the pdhA gene encoding pyruvate dehydrogenase (acetyl-transferring) E1 component subunit alpha encodes MTRTAKKLAPVLRADDNGSPLSQEETIKAYQRMVLLRRFEEKAGQLYGMGLIGGFCHLYIGQEAVVTGIGLLMKEGDKIITSYRDHAHMLSVGMTARGVMAELTGRQDGYSRGKGGSMHMFSREKHFYGGHGIVGAQVAIGTGLAFANKYRGTQEVGIAYFGEGAAQQGQVFESFNFAALHKLPCIYVIENNRYGMGTSVERSSAAKDLSQLGRPWQILSLKVDGMDLFAVHQAAGEAMAHCRAGKGPFLLEMETYRYRGHSMSDPARYRDRAEVDEMRKTRDPIEHIRKYLSKQGVADSVFKKIEDDVKAEVNDAAQFAQQSPEPGIDSLWTDVLVEY; translated from the coding sequence TTGACCCGAACTGCAAAGAAATTGGCGCCTGTTCTGCGCGCCGATGACAATGGTTCACCTCTGAGCCAGGAAGAGACAATCAAAGCCTACCAGCGCATGGTGCTTCTGCGACGATTTGAGGAAAAAGCCGGGCAGCTTTACGGGATGGGCCTGATTGGCGGTTTCTGTCATCTTTATATCGGGCAGGAGGCCGTTGTGACAGGGATTGGCCTTCTCATGAAAGAGGGCGACAAGATCATCACATCCTATCGTGACCACGCGCATATGCTTTCCGTTGGGATGACGGCGCGCGGCGTGATGGCGGAGCTGACAGGGCGGCAGGATGGCTATTCCCGCGGGAAGGGTGGCTCCATGCACATGTTCTCCCGTGAGAAGCATTTTTACGGGGGGCACGGCATTGTTGGGGCGCAGGTCGCGATCGGCACCGGACTGGCCTTCGCCAATAAATATCGCGGCACGCAGGAAGTCGGGATCGCCTATTTCGGCGAGGGTGCAGCGCAGCAGGGACAGGTTTTTGAGAGCTTCAATTTCGCCGCCCTGCATAAGCTTCCCTGCATCTATGTGATCGAAAATAATCGCTACGGTATGGGCACCAGTGTTGAGCGCTCTTCCGCGGCGAAAGACCTCTCACAGCTTGGTCGTCCGTGGCAGATCCTGAGCCTTAAGGTGGATGGGATGGATCTGTTCGCCGTCCATCAGGCGGCCGGGGAGGCCATGGCCCATTGCCGCGCAGGTAAGGGTCCCTTCCTGCTGGAGATGGAGACATATCGTTATCGCGGCCATTCCATGTCCGACCCGGCACGCTACCGTGATCGGGCGGAGGTGGATGAAATGCGCAAGACGCGTGACCCGATTGAGCATATTAGGAAATATCTCTCCAAACAGGGCGTGGCGGATAGCGTGTTTAAAAAGATAGAGGATGACGTCAAGGCGGAGGTCAATGACGCCGCGCAATTTGCGCAGCAAAGCCCCGAACCGGGAATTGACTCATTATGGACCGACGTGTTGGTGGAGTACTGA
- the kdsA gene encoding 3-deoxy-8-phosphooctulonate synthase, producing MRNIDVKGLKIGNQLPFALIAGPCQIESADHAMMVAEKLTEICKSLSIGLIYKSSYDKANRTSLNSKRGVGMEKGLQILADVKARFGCPVLTDVHAPEQCARAADYVDVLQIPAFLCRQTDLLLAAGETGAAINIKKGQFLAPWDMENVAVKIASTGNERLMLCERGTSFGYNTLINDMRGLPIMAQTGYPVVFDATHSVQQPGGLGGASGGQQEFVAPLAAASVAIGVAAVFIETHENPDFAPSDGPTMVPLSEMQTLLEKLSRIDRLVKTQHQMDGADRHG from the coding sequence ATGCGTAACATCGACGTTAAGGGCCTCAAAATCGGTAATCAGCTCCCTTTCGCGCTAATTGCTGGGCCGTGTCAGATTGAATCAGCTGACCACGCCATGATGGTCGCAGAAAAATTGACGGAAATCTGCAAAAGCCTCTCAATCGGGCTGATCTATAAAAGCTCCTACGACAAAGCGAATCGTACGTCGCTCAATAGTAAGCGCGGTGTCGGGATGGAGAAGGGGTTGCAGATCCTCGCGGATGTGAAAGCCCGTTTCGGGTGTCCTGTCCTGACCGATGTCCATGCGCCGGAACAATGCGCACGCGCCGCCGATTATGTGGATGTGCTGCAAATACCCGCTTTTTTATGTCGTCAGACGGACCTCCTCCTGGCGGCGGGTGAGACGGGTGCCGCGATCAACATTAAAAAAGGGCAGTTTCTTGCACCTTGGGACATGGAAAATGTTGCGGTCAAAATTGCCTCAACGGGCAATGAGCGCCTGATGCTGTGTGAGCGCGGCACGAGTTTTGGATATAACACGCTGATAAATGACATGCGAGGTTTGCCCATTATGGCGCAGACAGGCTATCCGGTCGTGTTTGACGCCACCCATTCCGTTCAGCAGCCGGGCGGGCTTGGCGGCGCGTCAGGCGGACAGCAGGAATTTGTCGCACCGCTTGCCGCCGCATCGGTGGCGATCGGCGTGGCGGCCGTGTTTATCGAAACACATGAAAATCCCGATTTCGCCCCCAGCGATGGGCCGACCATGGTGCCGCTTTCTGAGATGCAAACCCTGCTTGAAAAACTGAGCCGCATTGATCGCCTCGTTAAAACGCAGCATCAGATGGACGGGGCTGACAGGCACGGCTGA
- the trpD gene encoding anthranilate phosphoribosyltransferase has translation MTGFIQTCLIQLAEGTPLTTDQAHDLFRQILSGAVDPTSLAAILTALHLRQETTEELVGAVQAMREAAIPLRHHAPEAVDVCGTGGDRLNTLNVSTAVAFVLAAMQIPVAKHGNRAVSSNSGAMDVLSELGIHPDGNLDRQRQKLETQNLAFLAAPLHIPALSDIAETRRKLGFRTIFNMIGPACNPANVKRQIIGVSDPRWMVKLAETTGRLGGVRVTVIYGETDRGISDEMTLSGKSHLAVWRDGGVTEYELDPAALFGPHQKIATLAGGTPAQNARALIEMLEGKKGVYRDTVCLNVAIALDVAGHGDVFIEGRICLDALSENIARVAKVIDEGHALAVMERARDINMLIA, from the coding sequence ATGACGGGATTTATACAAACCTGCCTCATCCAGCTGGCTGAAGGCACACCCTTGACAACCGATCAGGCCCATGACCTCTTCCGCCAGATCCTCTCAGGCGCGGTTGACCCGACGTCACTCGCCGCCATCCTCACGGCCCTGCATCTGCGGCAGGAAACGACGGAGGAGCTGGTTGGCGCGGTGCAGGCCATGCGGGAGGCGGCCATTCCACTTCGCCATCACGCGCCGGAAGCCGTAGATGTATGCGGCACGGGGGGTGACCGGCTGAACACGCTGAACGTGTCAACAGCCGTTGCTTTCGTGCTGGCAGCGATGCAGATCCCCGTGGCCAAACATGGCAACCGCGCCGTCTCATCAAATTCCGGCGCGATGGATGTGCTGTCGGAGCTCGGCATCCATCCCGATGGCAATCTTGATCGCCAGCGTCAGAAGTTGGAGACCCAGAATCTGGCTTTCCTCGCCGCACCCCTGCACATACCGGCCCTGAGTGACATTGCGGAGACGCGCCGCAAACTGGGCTTCCGCACGATTTTCAATATGATCGGCCCGGCCTGCAACCCCGCCAACGTTAAACGCCAGATAATCGGCGTCAGTGACCCGCGATGGATGGTGAAACTGGCGGAAACGACAGGCCGCCTGGGGGGGGTGCGCGTCACCGTCATTTATGGCGAGACGGATCGCGGCATTTCGGATGAAATGACTCTTTCGGGCAAATCCCATCTGGCTGTCTGGCGCGATGGCGGCGTCACGGAATATGAGCTTGACCCCGCCGCGTTATTCGGCCCCCATCAAAAGATCGCGACCCTGGCGGGCGGAACACCGGCGCAGAATGCGCGCGCGCTGATAGAGATGCTGGAGGGCAAAAAGGGTGTCTATCGCGATACGGTCTGCCTGAACGTAGCTATCGCCCTAGACGTTGCAGGCCATGGGGACGTCTTTATTGAGGGGCGCATCTGTCTTGACGCCCTGTCTGAAAATATAGCGCGTGTGGCAAAAGTCATTGACGAAGGCCACGCTCTTGCCGTTATGGAACGAGCGCGCGATATAAATATGTTAATAGCGTAA
- a CDS encoding chorismate-binding protein, with the protein MSRLFHAVISADLLTPVAAYMRLGRLFPERSGAAPYRLLFESVEGGKARGRYSVIAMHPDLIWRYEKTVVAMNKTVLSDANRFETSTQRALPSLRQLICDSKIALPEDFPPMIAGLFGYLGYDFVREIEDVPDTGLDDLQVPDGILMRPTTFAVFDSLSDEVFVTVISRQGGLTAVAAEGLLARVLTALRTRPDDADEHLEAPPSLPLKPEPSIPDAAFEAKVRAAQAHISAGDAFQIVPSRRFSVDFPLSPLTFYRSLRRVNPAPFLFIMELDGYALVGSSPEILVRLRDGEVTLRPLAGTRPRGASTKADLILEKDLLADEKERAEHLMLIDLGRNDVARVSQMGTVTVPQQFVVERYSHVMHISSTVHGMIRPECDAVDALCAAFPAGTLTGAPKIRAMEIIDAFEPTRRGPYAGCLGYFGVNGEMDTCIALRMAVMKDGKLHVQAGCGVVSDSVPALEEEETRHKSRALFRAAEKAMEDAWARNRS; encoded by the coding sequence ATGAGTCGCCTTTTCCATGCCGTGATCTCCGCAGACCTGCTCACGCCCGTCGCCGCCTATATGCGTCTCGGACGGCTGTTCCCCGAGCGTTCGGGTGCGGCACCTTATCGCCTGCTTTTCGAAAGCGTCGAAGGCGGCAAGGCGCGTGGGCGCTATTCCGTCATTGCTATGCATCCTGACCTCATCTGGCGATATGAAAAAACTGTCGTCGCGATGAACAAAACGGTTCTTTCCGACGCGAACCGTTTTGAAACCTCAACGCAGAGAGCTTTGCCGTCACTTCGGCAACTCATATGCGATTCCAAAATAGCCCTGCCGGAAGATTTTCCGCCCATGATTGCCGGTCTCTTCGGTTATCTTGGCTATGATTTCGTGCGTGAGATTGAGGACGTGCCCGATACCGGCCTTGATGACCTCCAGGTGCCGGACGGTATATTGATGCGGCCGACCACCTTTGCCGTGTTCGACTCTCTGAGCGACGAGGTTTTTGTCACGGTCATTTCACGGCAGGGTGGTCTGACGGCGGTGGCGGCTGAGGGGCTCTTGGCGCGAGTCCTGACCGCACTGCGCACAAGGCCTGATGATGCGGATGAGCATCTTGAAGCCCCCCCTTCATTGCCCCTCAAGCCGGAACCATCGATCCCAGATGCCGCGTTTGAAGCCAAGGTGCGGGCGGCGCAGGCCCATATCAGCGCCGGTGATGCCTTCCAGATCGTGCCCAGCCGCCGCTTCTCCGTCGATTTCCCCCTCAGTCCGCTGACATTTTACCGTTCGCTCCGGCGCGTCAACCCGGCGCCATTCCTTTTTATAATGGAGCTTGACGGCTACGCACTCGTCGGATCATCGCCCGAGATCCTTGTGCGATTGCGGGATGGCGAGGTCACGTTGCGCCCGCTCGCGGGCACGCGCCCCCGCGGCGCCTCGACGAAAGCGGATCTCATACTTGAGAAAGACCTGCTCGCTGACGAGAAAGAGCGCGCGGAACATCTGATGCTGATTGACCTTGGGCGTAATGACGTCGCACGTGTCTCCCAAATGGGGACAGTGACGGTGCCGCAGCAATTTGTCGTTGAGCGCTATAGTCACGTCATGCATATCTCCTCAACCGTGCACGGCATGATCCGCCCTGAATGTGATGCCGTTGATGCGCTTTGCGCCGCCTTCCCCGCAGGCACGCTGACAGGCGCACCGAAGATCCGCGCGATGGAAATCATCGACGCGTTTGAACCGACCCGACGCGGCCCCTATGCCGGATGCCTCGGTTATTTCGGCGTGAATGGTGAGATGGACACCTGTATCGCCCTGCGCATGGCGGTCATGAAAGATGGGAAGCTGCATGTGCAGGCCGGTTGCGGTGTGGTCTCTGACAGTGTTCCCGCGTTGGAGGAGGAAGAGACGCGGCATAAATCCCGCGCCTTGTTCCGCGCGGCTGAAAAAGCAATGGAAGATGCCTGGGCACGTAACCGATCCTGA